A portion of the Calothrix sp. 336/3 genome contains these proteins:
- a CDS encoding DNA sulfur modification protein DndB — MNSIDNITPEEQTQFRTFIEPFFSKYYRERCYPGLILKQGQRTMLQINVPARDFSGLLQTKPSTNNDPDSGKNRPEVKGHAEEIKDYIIENSQKNKPWIVGTLTANVNPEDIKIIEFGRGICLVVINRGVKLDITDGQHRKRAIHELIESNNGYLIAEDDFPITLVLEGDHRQCQKDFRDMAQTKALDKSLILSFGEFSGCVGITKELINRVPMFKDKTEKIKSSPTTKQKLIYTTSYISKLVSCSFANSINDPLKGIDVYQASDALVVCLSNFFSRCSNTEYVYDTPTEELTIEDVAEFKEDCLLGTSVGLEVLGRLLYHTYSSAENCFDEAKIAQLIDIDWSRENQLWKDNIVRIETNPKNIDKPYKISASVGAVADAVKAVKITLGWF; from the coding sequence ATGAACAGTATAGATAACATTACCCCAGAAGAACAAACTCAGTTTCGTACATTCATTGAACCGTTTTTCTCAAAGTATTATCGAGAAAGATGTTATCCAGGTTTAATCCTGAAACAGGGTCAAAGAACAATGCTACAAATCAATGTACCAGCTAGAGATTTTTCTGGTTTGTTACAAACCAAACCTTCGACAAATAACGACCCTGATTCCGGAAAAAATCGACCAGAAGTAAAAGGGCATGCAGAAGAAATTAAAGATTACATCATTGAAAATTCACAAAAAAATAAGCCTTGGATTGTTGGGACTTTAACTGCTAATGTCAATCCAGAAGATATAAAAATTATTGAATTTGGTCGTGGCATTTGTTTAGTTGTAATTAATCGTGGAGTTAAATTAGATATTACTGATGGACAGCACCGGAAACGGGCAATACATGAGTTAATCGAAAGTAACAATGGTTATTTAATTGCAGAAGATGATTTTCCCATAACGTTGGTGCTAGAGGGAGATCATCGCCAATGCCAGAAAGACTTCCGTGATATGGCTCAAACAAAAGCATTAGATAAATCGCTGATATTATCCTTTGGAGAATTTTCTGGTTGTGTAGGAATTACCAAGGAATTGATTAATAGAGTTCCAATGTTCAAAGACAAGACGGAAAAAATTAAAAGCAGTCCTACTACAAAACAAAAGCTAATTTATACTACTAGTTATATATCTAAACTAGTCAGTTGTAGCTTTGCTAATAGTATCAATGACCCTTTAAAAGGAATAGATGTCTACCAAGCATCTGACGCTTTAGTAGTTTGCCTGAGCAACTTTTTCTCAAGATGTAGTAATACGGAATATGTTTATGATACCCCAACAGAAGAACTGACTATTGAAGATGTCGCTGAATTTAAGGAAGATTGCTTATTAGGAACTAGTGTTGGACTAGAAGTTCTAGGACGCTTACTATACCATACTTATTCTTCAGCAGAAAATTGTTTTGATGAAGCAAAGATAGCTCAATTAATAGATATAGATTGGTCAAGAGAAAATCAACTGTGGAAGGATAATATAGTTAGGATAGAGACA
- a CDS encoding DGQHR domain-containing protein, producing the protein MESISADNITSTTTQYSHLDDSEEERIKSLLNQYLDDNQKILVQKTNMGGTEAYVSSVTLEWFANQVKFASSLPLLHRKYNSQSGNIDIDAETIDEIQQRPLDWSRQISLVQYLATRKHHKFPPVLVVVSPSWVDNPKAKEWDKKGRAKKSAIAFTPLDIREKFGLINLQTDLTIYALDGQHRLMGVQGLIELLKTGEIPRYRKDKTTYETNLKLEDLIEKFSIKLTDIQNLPQETIGIEFISAVVAGETREEARKRVRSIFVHVNLMATPLSKGQLAQLNEDNGFAIIARKIAVTHPLLKQRDKRNPRVNWNSATIATKSTVLTTLQALTEMSERYLGHKFPHWKAIDKSLVPLRPDDEELSEGIDKFNQLFDCLASLPSYQIIEHADTPSLRRFSFEKDEGEGNMLFRPVGQIALAQALGILVFQKGFTLEDIFKKLRIFDQKGGFTAIEFPQSLWYGILYDPNKRRIQVSGKELAARLLVYILGGIQEQMERAELRKDLAKCRTFENRTISFEGKFVEPKKVGLPEILS; encoded by the coding sequence ATGGAAAGTATTAGTGCGGACAATATCACATCTACCACAACTCAGTATTCCCATCTTGATGATTCTGAGGAAGAAAGGATAAAATCTTTGCTCAATCAGTATTTAGATGACAATCAAAAAATTCTAGTACAAAAAACGAATATGGGGGGAACAGAAGCTTATGTCAGTTCTGTTACTTTAGAATGGTTTGCTAACCAAGTTAAATTTGCTTCTAGTTTACCCCTATTACACCGCAAGTATAATTCCCAGTCAGGAAATATTGACATTGATGCTGAGACTATTGATGAAATTCAGCAGCGTCCCCTAGATTGGTCACGGCAAATATCCCTGGTACAATATTTAGCAACTCGTAAACATCATAAATTTCCACCTGTATTAGTTGTAGTTAGTCCATCTTGGGTAGATAATCCCAAAGCAAAGGAATGGGATAAAAAAGGTAGGGCAAAAAAATCCGCGATCGCCTTTACTCCCCTTGATATTCGAGAAAAATTTGGGTTAATTAATTTACAAACAGACTTGACAATATACGCTTTAGATGGTCAACATCGGTTGATGGGGGTGCAAGGATTAATTGAATTACTTAAAACTGGTGAAATTCCTAGATATCGGAAAGATAAAACAACCTATGAGACAAATCTCAAATTAGAAGATTTAATAGAGAAGTTCTCCATTAAACTCACTGATATTCAAAATTTACCTCAAGAAACCATTGGGATAGAATTTATTTCTGCTGTAGTTGCAGGAGAAACCCGTGAGGAAGCCAGAAAAAGAGTACGTTCAATTTTTGTTCATGTGAATTTGATGGCAACTCCCCTGAGTAAGGGACAATTAGCACAGTTAAATGAAGATAATGGTTTTGCCATTATTGCTAGAAAAATTGCTGTCACCCATCCTTTATTAAAACAACGAGATAAGAGAAATCCTCGTGTTAATTGGAATAGTGCTACGATTGCAACTAAATCTACAGTTTTAACCACTTTGCAAGCGTTAACTGAGATGTCAGAACGTTATTTAGGGCATAAATTTCCTCACTGGAAAGCGATAGATAAAAGTTTAGTTCCCCTGCGTCCCGATGATGAAGAGCTATCGGAAGGAATAGATAAATTTAACCAATTATTTGACTGTTTAGCCAGTCTCCCAAGCTATCAAATTATTGAACATGCGGATACTCCCTCCCTGCGTCGTTTTAGTTTTGAAAAGGACGAAGGGGAAGGAAATATGTTGTTTCGTCCGGTAGGACAAATTGCCCTTGCACAAGCATTAGGTATCTTAGTTTTTCAAAAAGGTTTTACATTAGAAGACATATTCAAGAAACTGCGGATATTCGATCAAAAGGGCGGTTTTACTGCTATAGAGTTTCCTCAATCTTTATGGTATGGAATCCTATATGATCCTAACAAGAGAAGGATACAAGTATCTGGGAAAGAATTAGCTGCAAGGTTACTGGTGTATATTTTGGGAGGAATTCAAGAACAGATGGAGCGTGCAGAATTAAGGAAGGATTTAGCAAAATGCAGAACATTTGAAAACAGAACTATTAGTTTTGAGGGTAAGTTTGTGGAGCCGAAAAAAGTTGGACTTCCAGAAATTTTAAGTTAG